The Heliorestis convoluta genome includes the window TCTAGAAGAAAGCTTGAAAGTTCAAAGTATAACAAGCGGAATTCTTTTTTTATTGAGATATTTTATTGCAAACTCCTTTTTGGATAAAAAATGTTTTTTCAGTCAATCCATCCAATTGGAATCTTTAAGAATCACTAAGGTTGACAATTTCTTTTTGGCTATGAAATAATTATTATACTTTATCACCTAAATCTTCCGCAATGTGGTTTCTAAAATATTGTTTCCTTTTTTGTCTTCCATGTGTCTCATTACAGGCTTATTTATTTATTTTTGTATTTATTGATTATTGTTATTTCGTATCGCAAATTGTTTTTAATTTCAATGGACTCTGTGAAAGAAAGATAGCAACTTAGAAAGGATTGGTGATAGAGCCCTATTCGGAAAAGGAGGAGCTGTATATGGGATTGCTTAAGCCACTATCCAACTTAGATAGGCGATTGGTAGTTGTCTCCAATCGGGGACCTTTTACTTTGAAGGACAGCGATAAAGGAACCGATATTGTTCCTTCCGTAAGTGGTCTTGTCTCAGCACTTACCCCTATTATCAATCAAGAAGGGGGTGCTTGGGTTGGTTGGGGTGGTCGCTTAGGTAAGCCAGAAGACGTCTTTGGGAGAACCCTTCCTATTACAAATCGTAACAATGCTTTCTTTCATGAAGTCATTCTTACACAAGAAGAAGTAGAGGCCTTTTATGAAGGCTTGTCAAACAGTTGCCTCTGGCCCCTGTGCCATAACTTTGTAGAAAAGTCAATTTTCGATATAGAGCAGTGGACCAACTATCGCAGCGTCAATGCAAAATATGCCAAGACTTTACTGCGCAAAAGCAACTCTCGTGATTTAATTTGGATTCATGATTATCATCTAGCACTCGTTCCCACCTTTGTTCGAGCTGAAAGGCCACAAGCCCAGCTATCTTTGTTTTGGCACATTCCTTTCCCAGCACCTGAGATTTTTGCAACTTTGCCCTGGTCGAGAGAATTACTGCGTGGAATGCTCAATTGTAATCTTATTGCCTTTCACACGGAAAGTTATGTGCGAAATTTCCTAATTACGGTGGAAGAGTTGCTTGATGCCAAAGTAGATCATTTGACAGGTTCCGTCTTTTGGATGGGGCGCAAAGTAAAGGTGGCTGCCTTTCCAATTGGCGTTGACTGGAAAGAGTTTGAGGCCTTCGCGACGAAGCCAGAAATTCGTCAGAAAGCACAGCAGTTAAAGCAAGCCGCTGGTGGGGATTACTTGATTCTCGGTGTAGATCGACTTGATTATACCAAAGGCATTCCAGAGCGCTTAAAAGCCATGGAGTGGCTCTTCGAAAACTACCCTGAGTACAGACGTAAAGTTACTTTTATTCAAATAGCCGTTCCCAGTCGCACCCAAGTTACAGCCTATCAGGATTTACGCCGAGAAGTAGAAGAAAGCGTAGGAAGAATCAACGGACGCTTTACAGAAGATCACCATATTCCGATTCGCTATCTTTTTAAGCCTTTACGCAAAGACCATCTGGTAGCTCACTATCTTGCAGCTGATATGTGCCTGGTAACACCGCTGCGCGATGGCTTGAATTTGGTGGCCAAAGAGTATATAGCCACCAATGGTAATTATTCTGGCACCTTGCTGTTAAGTCCTTTTGCCGGTGCTGCCAACCAGTTAAAAGAGGCTTTACAAGCCAATCCTTATTCGCCCCAAGAAACGGCACAAAAGATTATCAAAGGGTTGCAAATGTCTGAAGGCGAAAAGAAAAGAAGGCTCCATAGCCTCTATAAAGGTGTAAAAGAGCAGGATATTACTTGGTGGTGGAAAGCCATTAAGCAGGCCTGGCTAACTGGATCTACCATAGCCGTTCCAAAAACGACAAAAGCAGAGGATCCGAAGCATGAGCCAACGATTAGCTAATCAACCTTTACAGTCAGCACAGCAGCTCTGGGCCCAACTTGTCATTCAGGCAGAAGAACCTTTGCTTTTATTACTTGATTATGATGGCACCCTTGTACCGATCCAAGACAAACCAGACCTTGCTCGACCTTCTGCCCCTCTTTATGAAAGCCTTATAACTCTTTCGAAGCAACAAAATCTTATCATTGCTATTGTATCAGGACGAGATATTAGAGAGCTTAAAAGCTTTCTGGCCATAGAAGGGATTTACTACGTGGGAGGTCACGGCGCAGAAATGGAAGATCTTCATGGAAACCGATACAATTTTGTCAACCAAAGAATAGAATGGATTGAGTCCTTAGCAGAAATTGCTTGCCAATGTATCGGCTCCCATGAAGGCTTTCTCCTAGAGAGAAAAAAAACTTCCTTTGCATTCCACTACCGTCTAGCCTGTCCATCAATTGCTTCTGTTGTCTTAGAACAATATCGTAAAAAGATCCAAAGAATACTTGAAATAGAGAAGCTAGAAATGGTAGAAGGTAAAAAAGTGATAGAAGTGCGCCCTGCTTACATCAACAAAGGAACTGCTGTATTACAACTTATGGATCGCTACTCCCAACATCGCCCTCTTTATATGGGTGACGACAAGACGGACGAAGATGCTTTTAAGGCAATTGCAGGCTATGGCTTTACCAGTTCTACTGTTCTCATATCCGAAAACCCAAAACCCTCGTATGCCTTTTACCGTATGAGAAACTCCCAGGAAGTAGTTCAATTCTTACAAATCCTTTCTATGAGGTGTAGTGATGGTTCAATTCAATCCGCCGTCCCCCCGTGAACGTTCTCGAACCCTTGCTTCTTATCAGAATCTTGTCTCTCCAGAACAATTGGTAAATATCGAAAAACTTGCGAAACCGCTGCAAAACAAGACAATACAACACATTAATTCCACCTTTGTAGGTGGTGGTGTGGCCGAAATCTTACAGAGTTTGATTCCGTTGATGAAATCAATCGGCTTACAAGCTCAATGGGATGTCTTAACTGCGCAAAGTGATTTTTTTGAAGTAACGAAGGCCTTTCACAATGCTTTCCATGGTGAAAAGATTCATTTTCGTGAAGAAATGATAAAAATTTACAACGATACTTTACAGCGAAACCTGTCTATTATCGATAAAAATGCAGACTTTGTTATTCTTCACGATCAACAGCCCCTTGGACTTGTTAATGCCAAAAAAGGACAAAAAGGTCATTGGATCTGGTATTGTCACATCGATCCCATTGACGTAGACCCTAGAGTCTGGAACTTTCTGAGCCATTATGCTAGACAATGTGATGCTGCCATTTATCATCTCGATGATTATGCCAAGCACCTTCCTCATAAGCAGTTTATTTTGCCACCGGCAATCGATCCTTTAAGTGATAAAAATCGTGAGGTAACGTCAGAGGAAAGTGAAAAGGTCTTGCAATCTCTGGGAATATCAACAGATAGACCTTATGTTCTTCAAGTGTCTCGCTATGACCGCTTGAAAAATCCCTTTGGCCTTGTGCATGCCTATCTTGAATTGCTCAAAGTTTTTCCTTGTGATCTTATTTTTGCTGGCGGTGCCGCTGACGATGATCCTGAAGGTTTGGAAGTCTACAATGAGCTTAAAGAACTGACCAAAGATCATAGTACCATTCAAGTACTCAATTTATCACCAACGAGTCACCTAGAAATCAATGTATTACAGCGTTCTGCTGCTGTTGTTGTTCAAAACTCCAGTCGTGAAGGTTTTGGCTTGACGGTAACAGAAGCCATGTGGAAAGGTAAGGCCGTCGTCTCAACGCCTGTTGGCGGTATTCGCATGCAAGTGATACCTGGTAAAACAGGTCTAATGGCTTCTTCCGTTCAAGAGCTAACACAAGCCCTGTTGGAGCTCTTGCAGAACCCTTCACTGGCACAACAATTGGGCCAACAAGCAAAAGAGCATGTGCGACAAAACTTTATCACGCCTGTCTATCTCCAGCGTTGGTTAGAATTGATGAATGACCTAGAAAATAAAAAAGCTTGAGTAGCCTCTAAAGGTTGCTCAAGCTTTTTTTTGTAAAGAGATTGAACGGACAGGACATAATAGTGTTAGATTTCGCTCAATCTATCGTGGGAGGTGAAAGTCGTGAAAAACAAAAAAAATAAAAAGAACCGTAACAATACAGAGCCAGCTAAACAGGTAAACACTGTGAGTCCTGGTGAACCTGAAGTTCGTAACTTGCCACAAAACCAAACAGACTAAGA containing:
- a CDS encoding alpha,alpha-trehalose-phosphate synthase (UDP-forming) gives rise to the protein MGLLKPLSNLDRRLVVVSNRGPFTLKDSDKGTDIVPSVSGLVSALTPIINQEGGAWVGWGGRLGKPEDVFGRTLPITNRNNAFFHEVILTQEEVEAFYEGLSNSCLWPLCHNFVEKSIFDIEQWTNYRSVNAKYAKTLLRKSNSRDLIWIHDYHLALVPTFVRAERPQAQLSLFWHIPFPAPEIFATLPWSRELLRGMLNCNLIAFHTESYVRNFLITVEELLDAKVDHLTGSVFWMGRKVKVAAFPIGVDWKEFEAFATKPEIRQKAQQLKQAAGGDYLILGVDRLDYTKGIPERLKAMEWLFENYPEYRRKVTFIQIAVPSRTQVTAYQDLRREVEESVGRINGRFTEDHHIPIRYLFKPLRKDHLVAHYLAADMCLVTPLRDGLNLVAKEYIATNGNYSGTLLLSPFAGAANQLKEALQANPYSPQETAQKIIKGLQMSEGEKKRRLHSLYKGVKEQDITWWWKAIKQAWLTGSTIAVPKTTKAEDPKHEPTIS
- the otsB gene encoding trehalose-phosphatase, producing MSQRLANQPLQSAQQLWAQLVIQAEEPLLLLLDYDGTLVPIQDKPDLARPSAPLYESLITLSKQQNLIIAIVSGRDIRELKSFLAIEGIYYVGGHGAEMEDLHGNRYNFVNQRIEWIESLAEIACQCIGSHEGFLLERKKTSFAFHYRLACPSIASVVLEQYRKKIQRILEIEKLEMVEGKKVIEVRPAYINKGTAVLQLMDRYSQHRPLYMGDDKTDEDAFKAIAGYGFTSSTVLISENPKPSYAFYRMRNSQEVVQFLQILSMRCSDGSIQSAVPP
- a CDS encoding glycosyltransferase, whose amino-acid sequence is MVQFNPPSPRERSRTLASYQNLVSPEQLVNIEKLAKPLQNKTIQHINSTFVGGGVAEILQSLIPLMKSIGLQAQWDVLTAQSDFFEVTKAFHNAFHGEKIHFREEMIKIYNDTLQRNLSIIDKNADFVILHDQQPLGLVNAKKGQKGHWIWYCHIDPIDVDPRVWNFLSHYARQCDAAIYHLDDYAKHLPHKQFILPPAIDPLSDKNREVTSEESEKVLQSLGISTDRPYVLQVSRYDRLKNPFGLVHAYLELLKVFPCDLIFAGGAADDDPEGLEVYNELKELTKDHSTIQVLNLSPTSHLEINVLQRSAAVVVQNSSREGFGLTVTEAMWKGKAVVSTPVGGIRMQVIPGKTGLMASSVQELTQALLELLQNPSLAQQLGQQAKEHVRQNFITPVYLQRWLELMNDLENKKA